A single genomic interval of Granulicella tundricola MP5ACTX9 harbors:
- the atpB gene encoding F0F1 ATP synthase subunit A, which yields MPTQLLFTRFLNAHFAGPVDALLRAMHVQPLYPRAPISNAFSMELLIFIAMILYFVAVRATLSVEKPGAVQHLAEMTHEFVSEQGESIIGHGFETFTGYLTVLGLFILIGNLMGLVPGLESPTADVVVPLGFALVTFFYYHYYGIKSNGFGYIKQFLGPVWQLSWLLLPIEVISHLARVLSLTVRLYANMFAGDLVTLAFFSLVPVGIPLVFMFLHLGVAVVQAYVFMLLAMIYLSLATAHDH from the coding sequence ATGCCTACTCAGCTTCTTTTCACACGATTTCTGAATGCACATTTCGCCGGCCCGGTGGACGCGCTGCTGCGAGCGATGCACGTTCAGCCCCTTTATCCTCGGGCTCCCATCTCCAATGCCTTCAGCATGGAACTTCTGATCTTCATCGCGATGATCCTGTACTTTGTCGCTGTCCGTGCGACGCTCAGCGTAGAGAAGCCGGGCGCGGTGCAGCACCTCGCCGAGATGACCCACGAGTTTGTCTCCGAGCAGGGCGAAAGCATCATCGGGCATGGCTTCGAGACCTTTACCGGCTATCTGACGGTGCTGGGGCTGTTCATCCTCATCGGCAACCTGATGGGCCTGGTTCCGGGGCTTGAATCGCCGACGGCTGACGTTGTGGTGCCGCTTGGCTTCGCGCTGGTCACGTTCTTCTACTACCACTACTACGGCATCAAGTCGAACGGCTTTGGCTACATCAAGCAGTTCCTTGGGCCGGTGTGGCAGCTTTCCTGGCTCCTGCTGCCGATCGAGGTCATCTCTCACCTGGCGCGTGTGCTTTCACTCACGGTTCGTCTCTACGCGAATATGTTCGCGGGCGACCTGGTGACGCTGGCCTTCTTCTCGCTGGTGCCGGTAGGTATTCCGCTGGTGTTCATGTTCCTGCACCTTGGCGTGGCTGTGGTTCAGGCTTATGTGTTCATGTTGCTTGCGATGATCTATCTGTCCCTGGCAACGGCGCACGACCATTGA
- a CDS encoding ATP synthase subunit I: MDLASLGGFTDDDFKRTILSALRLLGVLSVIAMALFWWKSGWQSAALLVIGAAISGSGLWEWLRLMSAVMERMDAGGKARPMGLILFGFFLRLGLTVVILYVSLKYLNGSVLALAAGLGLGVFALTVEGLRLMKAWTV, from the coding sequence ATGGATCTGGCGAGCCTGGGTGGATTTACCGACGACGACTTCAAGCGGACGATCCTGAGCGCGTTGCGGCTCCTTGGGGTGCTGTCCGTCATTGCGATGGCACTGTTCTGGTGGAAGTCCGGCTGGCAGAGTGCGGCGCTGCTGGTGATTGGCGCGGCCATCTCAGGTAGTGGCTTGTGGGAGTGGCTGCGGCTGATGAGCGCGGTGATGGAGCGGATGGACGCGGGCGGGAAGGCTCGGCCCATGGGCCTCATTCTGTTCGGTTTCTTCCTGCGCCTGGGGCTAACCGTGGTGATCCTCTATGTTAGTCTTAAGTATCTGAACGGCTCTGTTCTTGCTCTTGCTGCGGGTCTTGGTCTGGGTGTTTTCGCACTCACGGTTGAGGGGCTTCGCTTGATGAAGGCTTGGACGGTTTAG
- a CDS encoding AtpZ/AtpI family protein: MAGKGTGGGGGLGDLVKAESMIQLAIALPLGCVIGWLLGAALDKHFHQNWMGIVGILLGAVGGFIQIFTTAQKFLKRGE, translated from the coding sequence ATGGCAGGTAAGGGAACAGGTGGGGGCGGCGGGTTGGGCGATCTGGTGAAGGCTGAGTCCATGATTCAGCTCGCCATTGCGCTGCCGCTGGGGTGCGTCATCGGCTGGCTGCTGGGGGCGGCGCTCGATAAGCACTTTCACCAGAACTGGATGGGGATCGTGGGGATTCTGCTGGGGGCTGTGGGTGGGTTCATCCAGATCTTTACGACGGCGCAGAAGTTTCTGAAGCGGGGCGAGTAG
- the lysS gene encoding lysine--tRNA ligase — MFESDFEANQFALRQDKLEQIRALGVAQGLSPAEAIYPNHFRATHTIPELRAEYIDNAAPATAEQLESPRVEAALAGRLMQIRIQGKAGFAQLQQGGKRLQIYVRKDDVGETQFALYKLLDLGDHIGVRGYLFITRTGETTLHVTHLTFLAKAMLALPDKYHGLEDVELRYRQRYVDLFMNTGQMGGPAVKQTEHGPIPPAANNPDAGTELGAPRPDSGTWVGPAPTPDPHVTEAPPNVREVFVKRALILRALRTFFDSRGYLEVETPMMHSIAGGAAARPFTTRHNALDMELYLRIAPELYLKRLVVGGMDRVYEINRNFRNEGVSTKHNPEFTMLEFYQAYANYHDLMDLTEELIKFVAMEVNGSYKTRFNGVDIDLSVWKKYSMREAIIKFWRPNWAPFFEYEDNDFMKASRWLNKLSQSRDLLASRLEIAKSYDGIEVETLNPIYFPEDFTDHKFLVATIAALEGGEPLGKSIASVFEFLAEPHLVQPTIIYDFPLAVSPLSKVKPDEPDWVERFEFYIGGFEVGNAFSELNDPVDQLSRFEAQVAEKARGDDEAMEMDADYVRALQYGLPPTGGEGIGIDRLTMILTGQRSIRDVILFPLMRPIQKQQKPEEPHGESAE; from the coding sequence TTGTTCGAGTCAGACTTTGAAGCAAACCAGTTCGCCCTCCGTCAGGACAAGCTAGAGCAGATCCGCGCCCTCGGCGTCGCCCAGGGCCTTTCGCCCGCTGAAGCTATCTACCCCAACCACTTCCGCGCCACCCACACCATCCCCGAGCTCCGCGCCGAGTACATCGACAACGCCGCGCCCGCTACGGCCGAGCAGCTCGAATCTCCGCGCGTCGAAGCCGCCCTCGCCGGCCGCCTCATGCAGATCCGCATCCAGGGCAAGGCCGGCTTCGCGCAGCTCCAGCAGGGCGGCAAACGCCTCCAGATCTACGTCCGCAAGGACGATGTCGGCGAGACCCAGTTCGCCCTGTACAAGCTCCTCGACCTTGGCGACCACATCGGCGTCCGCGGCTACCTCTTCATCACCCGCACGGGCGAGACGACCCTCCACGTCACTCACCTGACGTTTCTGGCTAAGGCCATGCTGGCCCTGCCGGACAAGTACCACGGCCTGGAGGATGTGGAGCTCCGCTACCGCCAGCGGTATGTCGATCTGTTCATGAACACCGGCCAGATGGGCGGCCCGGCCGTCAAGCAGACCGAGCACGGCCCCATCCCCCCCGCAGCCAACAACCCTGACGCCGGAACAGAACTGGGTGCCCCACGTCCCGATTCTGGGACGTGGGTTGGACCCGCACCCACGCCCGACCCCCACGTCACCGAAGCCCCGCCCAACGTCCGCGAGGTCTTCGTCAAGCGCGCCCTGATCCTCCGCGCCCTCCGCACCTTCTTCGATTCACGCGGATATCTCGAAGTCGAAACGCCGATGATGCATTCGATTGCTGGCGGCGCGGCCGCCCGGCCCTTCACGACCAGGCACAACGCACTGGACATGGAACTCTACCTCCGGATCGCACCCGAGCTCTATCTGAAGCGCCTCGTAGTCGGTGGCATGGACAGGGTCTACGAGATCAACCGCAACTTCCGCAACGAAGGCGTCAGCACAAAGCACAACCCCGAGTTCACGATGCTCGAGTTCTACCAGGCCTACGCCAACTACCACGACCTGATGGACCTCACCGAAGAGCTGATCAAGTTCGTCGCGATGGAGGTCAACGGCAGCTACAAGACCCGCTTCAATGGGGTGGACATCGACCTGAGCGTTTGGAAGAAATACTCCATGCGCGAAGCGATCATCAAGTTCTGGCGACCGAATTGGGCACCTTTCTTTGAATACGAAGACAATGACTTCATGAAGGCAAGCAGGTGGCTCAACAAGCTCTCTCAGTCGAGAGATCTCCTCGCAAGTAGGCTTGAGATAGCGAAGTCCTACGACGGTATAGAAGTAGAGACTCTCAATCCAATCTACTTCCCCGAGGACTTCACAGATCACAAGTTCTTAGTCGCAACTATTGCTGCGCTGGAAGGCGGAGAACCGCTGGGTAAGAGCATCGCATCTGTCTTCGAATTCCTCGCCGAACCCCACCTCGTCCAGCCCACCATCATCTACGACTTCCCCCTAGCCGTCTCCCCCCTCTCCAAGGTCAAGCCCGACGAGCCCGACTGGGTTGAGCGGTTCGAGTTCTACATCGGCGGCTTCGAGGTCGGCAACGCCTTCTCAGAGCTCAACGACCCCGTAGACCAGCTCAGCCGCTTCGAGGCCCAGGTCGCAGAGAAGGCTCGCGGCGACGACGAAGCCATGGAGATGGACGCCGACTACGTCCGCGCCCTGCAATACGGCCTCCCCCCCACAGGCGGCGAAGGAATCGGAATAGACCGCCTGACCATGATCCTCACCGGCCAGCGCAGCATCCGCGACGTCATCCTCTTCCCCCTCATGCGCCCCATCCAGAAGCAACAGAAGCCCGAAGAGCCGCACGGTGAATCCGCCGAGTGA
- a CDS encoding TIGR00282 family metallophosphoesterase — MNILFVGDIFGSAGRHIVREHLPHVLETNAVDLLVINGENAAGGFGITPSLAEEIFDLGAHVITTGNHIWDKREIFEYMKVPVESHERGRRILRPANYAVGTPGFGHYEGTLADGTKYAVINMQGRVFMNSCDDPFRKADELLTRIERGSNAKVILVDFHAEATSEKVALGWYLDGRVTAVLGTHTHVPTADQRILHNGTAYQTDVGMSGPYDSVIGVEKELVLQKFLTGMPGKFEAAKGNPKMAAALIECDPVTGRAYQIQRLLLGE; from the coding sequence GTGAACATCCTCTTCGTCGGCGACATCTTCGGGTCGGCCGGCCGCCATATCGTCCGGGAACACCTGCCCCACGTCCTCGAAACCAACGCCGTAGACCTGCTCGTCATCAACGGCGAGAACGCTGCCGGCGGCTTTGGCATTACGCCGTCGCTTGCGGAGGAGATCTTCGATCTCGGTGCGCATGTGATCACCACCGGCAACCACATCTGGGATAAACGCGAGATCTTCGAGTACATGAAGGTCCCGGTGGAGTCGCATGAGCGCGGCCGCCGGATTCTGCGGCCTGCGAACTATGCCGTGGGGACGCCGGGCTTTGGTCACTATGAAGGCACGCTCGCGGATGGGACCAAGTATGCGGTCATCAACATGCAGGGGCGCGTGTTCATGAACTCGTGCGACGACCCGTTCCGCAAGGCGGATGAGTTGCTGACGCGCATCGAGCGTGGGTCCAATGCGAAGGTGATCCTCGTCGACTTTCACGCCGAGGCGACCAGCGAGAAGGTCGCGCTGGGATGGTATCTCGATGGGCGGGTCACGGCTGTCCTTGGAACCCACACCCACGTTCCGACTGCCGACCAGCGCATCCTGCACAACGGGACCGCCTACCAGACCGATGTGGGGATGAGCGGACCATATGACTCGGTGATTGGCGTGGAGAAGGAGTTGGTTCTTCAGAAGTTCCTGACCGGGATGCCGGGCAAGTTTGAGGCGGCGAAGGGTAATCCAAAGATGGCCGCCGCCCTGATTGAGTGCGACCCGGTTACGGGGCGGGCTTATCAGATTCAGCGATTGCTGCTGGGGGAGTAG
- a CDS encoding RrF2 family transcriptional regulator, translated as MAQSGRFGLSVRVLGVLAAEPDAMHTSAAIAEAIGSSPVMVRRIFSALHKAGFIEQKKGPAGGARLKHSAKSIGLGDLFVAIEPDWLMSGEKALDAAMKKVRTAAVEAMNETSIAAVGKKLKKG; from the coding sequence ATGGCGCAGAGTGGACGTTTTGGGTTGAGTGTTCGGGTACTGGGCGTGCTGGCGGCGGAGCCGGACGCCATGCATACATCAGCGGCAATTGCAGAGGCAATAGGGTCCAGCCCGGTCATGGTGCGGCGCATCTTCTCCGCGCTCCACAAGGCCGGATTCATTGAGCAGAAGAAGGGTCCCGCAGGCGGCGCGCGCCTGAAGCACTCCGCCAAATCCATCGGCCTCGGAGACCTCTTCGTCGCCATCGAGCCGGACTGGCTGATGAGCGGAGAGAAGGCTCTGGATGCGGCGATGAAGAAGGTCAGGACCGCGGCAGTAGAGGCCATGAACGAGACCTCCATTGCGGCAGTAGGCAAGAAGCTGAAGAAGGGATAG
- the smc gene encoding chromosome segregation protein SMC — protein sequence MLKLKKVQILGFKSFCDRTEVQLAGEGIAAIVGPNGCGKSNISDAITWVLGEQSAKSLRGIKMEDVIFAGTRDRKPTGMAEVSLTLVDPEVYDSADPNAPPDVVYDGKTIPITDWDETTFREELAEETEEAVAEAQPGTTFEAEVKKPRKVEGEASGAEAAPETEAAPETAEAEHSLNNNVVLKIRRRKFGRTPIRAGELTITRRLFRSGDSEYLLNGKICRLRDIQDIFMGTGLGGESYAIIGQERIGQLLSSKPQDRRSIIEEAAGITRFKNKKRLAELRLESAKQNLSRVNDIFEEVTKQMGTLKRQAAKAERYGEIRDDLRTRLRVVLASRIAQLDADQTATTAQIATLTTSIDSQVASTEQMDAEHTEGVRTGYALDQQIREHAATANQSAVELERISARTAANQDRVAELTARLESGAQELEAARAQLAALAGEQEQHRSFLDSANEEAGGSRAAAQAQQQAAQEAVRGVQSKEQQAEANRRATMQLMQRAAQIRNEQSQAEASLSGLERESERLVSESAVAHEELAALGLQRGQVKMSFESVTERLKRLELEISELRLSIEARKSEESQNKRRGDQLRGEVAGLNGRRNSLEGLIRDHSYSTDTVKNIFRTSQKRAQQTGSENTVLGTLADFLEVDGAYEQVVDEFLRDELNYIVVKNWDAADEGIRLLKSDVAGRATFLVHPTSDVHTTTNLGAPRPDSGTWVGAAPIPTGDGVRPLTELVKVLNGFGKSLELTLPKLRDGYVTPDSPTARTLSLQHPHAWFLSPTGETFRNVTVTGGRPSSGGPLALKRELRELQEKLTALEAELSETDLRTATLQHELAADNAQIESKNHERRDAEREAANSGAALRQMESETARIERRLQDWMLATDRNRDARNQKTDLIAARETQATALEAERAALEAGLAEMTDQVEELRAQREELQQAASEAAAALAGLEERRRNAQANYEQTTRLYNGQQQRIGQLDQQLASAATERLRREEETASLASQHEQIAETRLTAVSQGARLTSEAAELRLVTTTLDQKLRALRAETEAFREQRAGHSARLAKLTSDLEHIEQTCLNDLAIPASDLRADESIVRIEGDPLNQLESESRDLKKRLEAMGPVNMMALEEYAEASTRHTFLETQRKDLLDSIENTQASIKEIDDVSRIKFDEAYKIINENFSVTFTKLFGGGQAFMRLTDEGNSAESGIEIVASPPGKKLQSILLLSGGEKALTALSLLVGIFQFQPAPFCILDEVDAPLDETNVGRFARMIADMAQTTQFIAITHNKRTMAQADVIYGVTMQEPGVSKIVSVNLGQNNRSGARERERTSRAA from the coding sequence ATGCTCAAGCTCAAGAAAGTTCAGATCCTCGGCTTCAAATCCTTCTGCGACCGCACTGAAGTGCAGCTCGCCGGTGAAGGCATCGCGGCCATCGTAGGCCCCAACGGCTGCGGCAAGTCCAACATCTCGGACGCCATCACCTGGGTTCTGGGCGAGCAGTCCGCCAAATCCCTCCGCGGCATCAAGATGGAGGACGTCATCTTCGCCGGCACGCGCGACCGTAAGCCCACCGGTATGGCGGAGGTCTCGCTCACCCTCGTCGACCCTGAGGTCTACGACTCCGCCGACCCCAACGCCCCGCCGGACGTCGTCTACGACGGCAAGACCATCCCCATCACCGACTGGGACGAGACCACCTTCCGCGAAGAACTCGCCGAAGAGACCGAAGAAGCCGTAGCCGAAGCCCAGCCCGGCACCACCTTTGAGGCCGAAGTCAAAAAGCCCCGCAAGGTAGAAGGTGAAGCCTCGGGAGCAGAAGCCGCGCCCGAGACCGAAGCCGCCCCCGAGACCGCCGAAGCCGAGCACAGCCTCAACAACAACGTCGTCCTCAAGATCCGCCGCCGCAAGTTCGGCCGCACGCCCATCCGCGCCGGCGAGCTCACCATCACCCGCCGCCTCTTCCGCTCCGGCGACTCCGAATACCTGCTCAACGGCAAGATCTGCCGTCTGCGCGATATCCAGGACATCTTCATGGGCACCGGCCTCGGCGGCGAGTCCTACGCCATCATCGGCCAGGAGCGCATCGGCCAGCTCCTCAGCTCGAAGCCTCAGGACCGCCGCTCCATCATCGAGGAAGCCGCCGGCATCACTCGCTTCAAAAACAAGAAGCGCCTCGCCGAGCTGCGCCTCGAATCCGCCAAGCAGAACCTCTCCCGCGTCAACGACATCTTTGAAGAGGTCACCAAGCAGATGGGTACGCTGAAGCGCCAGGCCGCTAAGGCCGAGCGTTATGGCGAGATCCGCGACGACCTCCGCACCCGTCTGCGCGTCGTCCTCGCCAGCCGCATCGCCCAGCTTGACGCGGACCAGACCGCCACCACCGCCCAGATCGCAACGCTAACGACCAGCATCGATTCGCAGGTCGCATCCACCGAGCAGATGGACGCCGAGCACACCGAAGGCGTGCGGACCGGCTACGCGCTCGACCAGCAGATCCGCGAGCACGCCGCCACCGCCAACCAGAGCGCCGTCGAGTTGGAGCGCATCTCCGCCCGCACAGCCGCAAACCAGGACCGCGTCGCCGAGCTTACCGCCCGTCTCGAATCCGGTGCACAGGAGCTTGAAGCCGCACGCGCCCAGCTCGCAGCCCTGGCAGGCGAGCAGGAGCAGCACCGCAGCTTCCTGGACTCCGCCAACGAGGAGGCCGGAGGCTCCCGCGCCGCCGCCCAGGCCCAGCAGCAGGCCGCCCAGGAGGCCGTCCGAGGCGTCCAGTCCAAGGAGCAGCAGGCTGAAGCCAACCGCCGCGCCACCATGCAGCTCATGCAGCGCGCCGCACAGATTCGCAACGAGCAGTCGCAGGCTGAAGCCTCCCTCTCCGGCCTCGAACGCGAGTCCGAGCGCCTCGTCTCCGAGTCCGCCGTAGCTCATGAAGAGCTCGCCGCACTCGGCCTCCAGCGCGGTCAGGTGAAGATGTCGTTTGAGTCCGTCACCGAGCGCCTCAAGCGCCTCGAACTGGAAATCTCCGAGCTCCGCCTCTCCATCGAAGCCCGCAAGTCCGAGGAGTCCCAGAACAAGCGCCGCGGCGATCAGCTTCGCGGCGAGGTCGCAGGCCTCAATGGCCGCCGCAACTCCCTCGAAGGCCTCATCCGCGACCACTCCTACTCCACCGATACCGTCAAGAACATCTTCCGCACCAGCCAGAAGCGAGCCCAGCAGACGGGCTCGGAGAACACAGTCCTAGGCACCCTCGCCGACTTCCTCGAAGTCGACGGAGCCTACGAGCAAGTCGTCGACGAGTTCCTCCGCGACGAGCTCAACTACATCGTCGTCAAAAACTGGGACGCCGCCGACGAAGGCATCCGCCTCCTCAAATCCGACGTAGCCGGCCGCGCCACCTTCCTCGTCCATCCCACCTCAGACGTCCACACAACCACCAACCTGGGTGCCCCACGTCCCGATTCTGGGACGTGGGTTGGAGCCGCACCAATCCCCACCGGAGATGGCGTCCGTCCCCTCACCGAGCTGGTCAAAGTCCTCAACGGCTTCGGCAAATCCCTCGAGCTCACCCTCCCCAAACTCCGCGACGGCTACGTCACGCCCGACTCCCCCACCGCGCGCACGCTGTCCCTCCAGCACCCCCACGCCTGGTTCCTCTCCCCCACCGGCGAGACCTTCCGCAACGTCACCGTCACCGGCGGCCGCCCCAGCTCCGGCGGTCCCCTTGCACTCAAACGCGAACTAAGAGAACTCCAGGAAAAGCTCACCGCCCTCGAGGCCGAGCTCTCCGAGACCGACCTCCGCACCGCCACCCTCCAGCACGAACTCGCCGCCGACAACGCCCAGATCGAATCCAAGAATCACGAGCGCCGCGACGCCGAGCGTGAGGCCGCCAACTCCGGTGCAGCCCTCCGCCAGATGGAGTCGGAGACCGCACGCATCGAGCGCCGCCTCCAGGACTGGATGCTCGCCACAGACCGCAACCGTGACGCCCGCAACCAGAAGACGGACCTCATCGCCGCCCGCGAGACCCAGGCCACAGCCCTCGAAGCCGAGCGCGCAGCCCTTGAAGCCGGCCTCGCAGAGATGACCGACCAGGTGGAAGAACTCCGCGCCCAACGCGAAGAGCTCCAGCAAGCCGCGTCCGAAGCCGCAGCCGCCTTGGCCGGCCTTGAAGAACGCCGCCGCAACGCCCAGGCAAACTACGAACAGACCACCCGCCTCTACAACGGCCAGCAGCAGCGCATCGGGCAGCTAGACCAGCAGCTTGCATCGGCAGCGACAGAACGCCTCCGCCGCGAAGAAGAGACCGCCTCCCTCGCATCGCAGCACGAGCAGATCGCCGAGACCCGCCTCACCGCTGTCTCCCAGGGCGCACGCCTCACCTCGGAAGCCGCGGAACTCCGCTTAGTCACCACCACGCTCGACCAGAAACTCCGCGCTCTCCGCGCCGAAACCGAAGCCTTCCGCGAGCAGCGTGCAGGCCATAGCGCCCGCCTCGCCAAGCTCACCTCGGACCTCGAGCACATCGAACAAACCTGCTTGAATGACCTTGCAATCCCCGCGTCAGACCTTCGCGCAGACGAGTCCATTGTCCGCATCGAAGGCGACCCCCTCAACCAGCTCGAGTCCGAATCCCGCGACCTCAAGAAGCGTCTCGAAGCCATGGGCCCCGTCAACATGATGGCGCTGGAGGAGTACGCGGAAGCCAGCACCCGCCACACCTTCCTCGAAACCCAGCGCAAGGATCTCCTCGACTCCATCGAAAACACCCAAGCCTCCATCAAGGAGATCGACGACGTCTCCCGCATCAAGTTCGACGAGGCCTACAAGATCATCAACGAGAACTTCTCCGTCACCTTCACCAAGCTCTTCGGCGGCGGCCAGGCCTTCATGCGCCTCACCGACGAGGGCAACTCCGCGGAATCCGGCATCGAGATCGTAGCCTCCCCCCCGGGCAAAAAGCTCCAGAGCATCCTCCTACTCTCCGGCGGAGAAAAGGCCCTCACCGCGCTCTCGCTGCTGGTCGGCATCTTCCAGTTCCAGCCCGCGCCCTTCTGCATTCTCGACGAAGTCGACGCCCCTCTGGACGAGACCAACGTAGGCCGTTTCGCACGCATGATCGCAGACATGGCCCAGACCACGCAGTTCATCGCCATCACCCACAACAAGCGCAC